The sequence GGCAGCAACGATGCCTCGTTCAACGTCGTTCGGCTGCGTGCGGGCAACGCTAACAACGGTAACATGTGGCAGTTCGACAATGTCCATCTCACCACTGTCTCCCCATTTGCCGCCTCGGGCCCCACAGCAAACGTCAGCGGCTCCACAACCATTTGCCTCGGCAGTTCCACCGCTGTCTCTGCCGACCTGACCGGCGCCGGACCGTGGACGATTACATGGTCTGACGGCTTCGTCCAGAATGCCTCCTCAAGTCCAGCCACCCGCAGCGTGAGTCCGGGCGTTTCAACTAACTACATGATCACGACGTTGACGGATTCAACCGGTTGTCCGGCCGGCACACTAGCTGGAAACGCGGCGGTCACCGTTAAAGCGCCCGCCACCGTAAGTGCCGGCCCCGACCAGACCGTGCCAACCAGCACGACTTCGGTCAGCTTGGGCGGCACCATGGGCGGCAGCGCGGCGACCGCAACCTGGAGCGGCGGCGGCGGAACTTTCGAGGACTTCAACAACGGCACAGGCCGCTATATTCCCACAGCAAACGAGCGGTTGGCGACCCGCTCCGTTAACTTGACCCTGACCAGCGGCGGCCAATCACCATGCGCCGCCGCCAGCGACACAATGACGGTCAACTTCAATTCACCGCCTCTCGTTGGAAACGACACTTTCTCGCGCGGCATCGGTCTTTCACTCAAGATCAATAAATCCGCTTTGCTGGCTAATGACTCGGATCCGGACCTGGACACTTTTGGGTCGCCTGTCGTTTCCGCCACTTCAACAAATAACGTCACGCTCTATGCCGATGCCACGTCCATTTACTACACAAACAGCCTGAACGTGGACGACCAATTTACCTACACGGTTACCGATAGCTTCGGCGGAATGTCCGCTGGAACAGTCTTCATCATTGTGAACACGAACGTAGCCGGGCGGGTAACCCACGTTGCGCTGGGCGCAGATTCCACCGTCACTGCCTCTTTTGCAGGCGTGCCCGGCTACCCTTATCAAGCGCAGCGCTCCACCAATGCCGAGTTCATCGGTACATTGCGCCTCTGGGAAACCACCAACGCTCCCCCCGACGGGCTGTTCCAGGTATTCGATGACTTCTCCGACCTCGGCGCGCCGCCCAGCGCTTCGTTCTATCGCTCCCGTTACAGTCCTTGATTTCCAGAGGAACCCCGGGCGCTTGAGTTCGCTGAAACGCTTGCCCTCCTGAGATCTGGGTTGACCCGTGGCAACCGCCTTCGCACAATGCGCGCATCATGGTCAAGCGCCGCATTACCCGGCTTGCCACCGGCATTACCTTGTTGCTACTCGTGCCTACTGCGTGCTCCGCCAGCTTGAACTCTTCTGCTCGAAAGAGCACCGGCGTCCAAATCACCCAGTTGGACGACCGGCTCCGCGTCGAGATCAACGGTCAGCTCTTCACCGAATACTACTTCAAAGACGTCCCCCGCCCTTACTGCTATCCGCTCATCGGCCCCGGCGGCTTGGCTATGACTCGCGATTGGCCGATGAAAAGCACCCCCGGAGAAGCGCAGGACCACCCTCATCACCGCTCACTTTGGTTCGCACACGGCGCGGTCAACGGGCATGACTTCTGGTCCGAACAGAAGGCTTTCGGCAAGACTGTCCACGAGGCCTTCCTAAAGGTCAAATCCGGCAACAAAGCAGGCGTGATCCGCGAGCGGAATAGGTGGGTCGCCGCTAATGGCGACGTCGTGTGCAAGGACGAGCGCACCTTGCGCTTCCACGCGCTGAAAAGCTCCAGCGAGCGGATCCTTGACTTTGAGATTACCCTGCTCGCCTCGAACGGTGACTTGACTCTCGGCGATACCAAGGAAGGCACCATGGCCGTGCGCATCGCCGAGACCATGCGCCTTAAGGGCAACCTCGCGCAAGGCCACATCGTCAACAGCGCCGGGGTGCGCGACGGCGACACATGGGGCAAACGGGCAGATTGGTGCGATTATTACGGGCCGGTCCAAGGCAAAACCGTCGGCATCGCCATTTTCGACCATCCGAAGAACCCGCGCCATCCTACTTGGTGGCACGTGCGCGATTACGGCCTGTTTGCTGCCAATCCTTTCGGCCGCCACGATTTTGAAAAACTCTCCAACCGGACCGCCGGTGACCTCGTCGTTCCCGCCGGCAAGAGCGTCACTTTTCGCTATCGCTTTTACCTGCACGAAGGCGATTACCAGCAAGCCGACGTTGCCGCCAAATACAAGCACTACGCGAAATGAACAAACTTAACCGTCGCGATTTCCTCAAAACCTCGATCTTCACCACTGCCTCCCTCAGCCTATTGCCGGCCCTGGGTGCCGACAACACCGCCAGGAACGAGCAGCGAAGAACCGTCGCCTCCCGCATTACCGGCGCCAACAGCGATGTCCGTTTCGCCGTCGTCGGATTTGGCGGGCGCGGCACCAGTCACATCAACGATCTACGCGAGGTCCCTGGCACCCGCTTGGTGGCACTGTGCGATGTGGACCGCGGTATACTCGACCGAGAGGCCAGGAAATGCCTTGACCGCGGGGAGCAGATTGAGACGTACACCGACATCCGCAAGCTCCTCGAAAGCAAGAACATTGATGTCGTAGGATTCGCCACGCCCAACCACTGGCACGCGCTGGGCGCCATCTGGGCGATGCAGGCCGGCAAGGACGTTTATGTGGAGAAACCGGTCTCCCACAACGTGTGGGAGGGCAGGCGAATCGTCGAGGTGGCCCGCCAGCTCAATCGCATCGTGCAGACCGGCACGCAGTCCCGCTCCAGCAGCGGCATCCGGGAGGGTATCGCGTGGGTACGCGAAGGGCACATTGGCAAGATCCTTCGAGCGCGGGGCTTCTGCTACAAGCGCCGCCCCAGCATCGGCAAAGCGGACGGTCCGCAACCGATTCCGCCCGAGATTGATTACGATCTGTGGTGCGGCCCCGCGCCCAAGGAACCGCTGATGCGCAAGAAACTCCACTACGACTGGCACTGGGTCTGGCCAACCGGTAACGGCGACCTGGGCAACCAAGGCATCCACCAGATGGACATGGCTCGCTGGGCCTTGGGCGAAACCGCGCTTTCCCCACGCGTGCTGAGCGTCGGCGGCCGGTTCGGCTACGTGGACGATGGCACCACCCCTAACACCATGATTGTCTTTCACGATTACCCGACCGCCCCGCTCATCTTCGAAGTCCGCGGCCTGCCGTCCAGTGCCAACTCCGGGAACATGGACAAATACCGCGGCGTGGATGTTGGCGTCGTCGTTGACTGCGAGGGCGGTGCCATGACTATTCCCACCGGCAGCAGCGCCAAGATCCTGGACAAGGATGGCGCTGAGATTAAGAAGTTCTCAGGAAACTCCAGCCATTTTGCCAACTTTATCGACGCCGTCCGCAGCCGCAAGTTCAGTGACTTGACCGCCGATATCCTGGAAGGCCACCTCTCGAGTGCGCTTTGCCACACCGGCAATATCTCCTATCGCCTCGGCAATACCCAGCAACCCGGGCAAATCCACGACGCCGTCAAAGGCAATCCAGACCTGGCTGAAGTTCTGGGCCGCATGGAAGAGCACCTCGCCGCCAACGCCGTTGACCTCAAGAAGACCCCGGCCACCCTCGGCGCAGTCCTCAAGATGAACCCGAAGACCGAGCGGTTCATCGGCAATCGCAAAGCCAACCAACAACTGACCCGCGACTACCGGAAGCCCTTCGTAGTGCCGGCCCGGATCTGAGGCCGGACACCCGCTGCGGGTCCAGGACGGCCCACACTCTGTTTTGAGCCGACGACGAGAATGGTCCCACCGTCCCACCTACGTCCAAGTAACTCGCGGTGACAAGGCCAAAGCCACCTCGAGTTATCGCCTCAACCATCGTCCGCCGTTCTGCTCCATATCCGCTACCCCGCTGTCCATATCGCAATCGCAACCAGCCGCTCGTTGACGATTCCCGGCAAATCACGTATTAGCGCCGCATGCGTTGGCTGATTGCATTCGCGCACTTGGTCGCGGGAAGCTGTTTGCTGGGAGGCACCTTAATATCCTGCACGGGATGTGTCGCCATAAGTGCGCCCACGGGCGTGTCCGTCCCACCGCGGCAACTGCTGTTGACGTTGCAGCGCGAGATGAACTCGAATAGCGGCTGGGTGCGCATCCACGCGGCGGAGGCGCTGCTTGACCATCACCACGCCCAGCCAGTCACCCGGTTGCTCCTTCGAGAAGCAGACACGGCACAACCGCCTTATCGAATGGGTGTTTGGCGCGTTCTGGCCCGTGCCACAGGAACGGCAGAGGAACGTCAAATGTTCATTGACCGTATACGCCGCGCGATGCTGGACCCGCAAGCGCCTGACCGCGTCCACGCAGCGGAGAGCCTGGCTAAGCTGGGCGCGGCCAGTCCTTCCGATACCCCCGCCCTGCTGGAATGGGTGGCTGCGGCGCGGGAAGCTGACGCCGTGTATCCGCTGTGGCTGCTGGCGCTTTCCGGCAATAGCTCCGTGAAAGCCGACAGTGAAGGTCGCTTGGGCGACTTGTTGGAGTCGGGTGACACAATCGTCCGGCTGCGTGCCGCGTTCGCATTGGGCAGGATCACCATCGTTTCCCCACGCTCCATCGGGCGATTAAACCAGTGCCTCGCATTGGAGCCGGAGGATTCGCCAGTGCGTGCTTACGCCGCCTCCGCCTTGCTGCGGCACGCGGAGGAAAATTCGTCTGGCGCCACGCGGCTCAAACAGGTGCTTGCAGAACATCTGGCGCGGGGCCAGCCTTCGGAGCAACTCGAAGCGGCGATAGCCTTGGGCATGCGTGGGACAACCGAAGACCTGCCAGTGCTCGCCCGGCTTGCGGACAGCCCCGAAGCCGATGCGAGAATCGGAGCCACCAGCGGCTCGCTTTACATTCTGGAGGCTGGTGCCAGCCTCCTTAGTCACTAGCGCATTTATGAACATCCTCGAACAATTCAGTCTGCAGGACAAAGTGGTCGTCTTAACCGGCGGCGGCGGCCTTTACGGGCGCCAGCTCACCGCTGCGCTAGCCGAAGCTGGCGCGAAGCTCGTCCTCGCTTCTCGCAACCAGGCTCGGCTGCAGGAAATCGCCTGCGCACAGGTTCAGCGTGGGTACTCCGTCGCCTGTGAATCGCTGGATCAGGGGGACGAAGGCTCGGTCCTTGCCTTGCGCGACAAGGTGCTGCGGGAGTTTGGCCGGGTGGACGGCCTGGTCAACAACGCCGTGCTGCGTCCAATGAAGAGTCTGGACGCACCGGTGTCCGCCTGGGACGAATCGCTCCGCGTTAATGCCACAGGCGTCTTCCTAATGACCCGGGCGTTTGGCGAAGCCATGCTGGAGCGGCGGGCTGGCAGCATTGTGAACGTTGGCTCCATGATGGGCGTAGTGGGGCCAAGCCCTGAGTTCTACGAAGGCACCGGCATGGGCACACCCGCGCCGGATTACTTCTTCCACAAAGCCGGTATGATCAACCTCACCCGCTATTTCGCCAGCGTGTTCGGGGCGCGCGACATCCGAGTGAACTGCGTGTCGCCAGGCGGTTACTTCACCCATCAGCCCGAGCCATTCCTGCAACGGTACAACCGCCGAACCATGCTGGGCCGGATGGCCGGCGACACCGACTTGGGCGGCGCGGTGGTATTCCTGCTAAGCGATGCATCGCGCTATGTCACCGGTGTCAATCTGCCAGTGGACGGTGGCTACACGGCAAAATAAAGGTTCTTCGCGGATTTCCGGGGAAGCCCATTGGCGATTCATTGTCTCGCTCTCCTCTGCCTGCCTCCGGCACCCCCTCCGGACAGACGGCGGCGCCGTCACGGTACCCGAACCTTGGCGTTGGCTTGCGGCCGGCTGGGGGATGGCTTGTCAGTGCGGTCTGGCTACGGTGTGTATCCCATGGGGAGCGCTCCCCATGGGATACACACCGTAGCACCACCGTGCCGCCACCGTAACCCCAAGCCAGATGCGCAGGGGTAAACGGGGCCTGAAAATGGCAGGCAGGGGGCATCACTGTCCAAAATCTGGACAGTGCGCGGGTTTCGGAGGTCGGGCAGGCCATCCATGCTGCGCGGATGGCAACCACCGTTGGCACTTCCTGGAAATCCGTGATGAACCAAAATGGATCTTGATCGCACCCACGGCCCTCGCGCCTCCAACTTACTTGGTAACAAATTCCCGAAGATGCTGGATCAACGCGCTGGCCTTCTCAGGTGAATCAGCCTCGACAAACAGACGCAGGATCGGCTCGGTCCCGGAAAAACGCACCAGCGCCCAGTTATCATTGCCCAGGTAGAACTTCGTCCCGTCCGCGTGGGAGATTTTCACAACCGGGCAAGGGCCGATCTGGGCCGGTGGCGTTTGCACCAGCCGTCGCGGAACGGCGACGCGCATCTCCGAAGTCGAAGGGATGTTATCTTCCAAGCTGTAGAGCCGCCCGGTAAGGTCATAAACACGTCGGCGCAGTTGCGATATCTTCTCGCGGGTGCGGGCGAGCATTTCAACGATCAGCGCCGAGGCGAAGATGCCGTCTTTGCCCAGAATGTGCCCGCGAATCGTCAACCCTCCGCTCGACTCCCCTCCCAGCACGGCATTGTGGGCGACCATCGCGCCGGCAATGTGTTTGAAACCGACCGGCACTTCGATGCACTGCTCGCCAAAACTCTCCGCTAGCCGGTCCAGCAGGTGCGTCGTGGCCAGGTTGCGCACAACGCCACCCTTCTCCCCGCGAATCTCGTGCATGTACCAGTACACCAGCAGCAGGATATCGTTAATTGTGATGTACTCCCCGCGCTCGTCCACGATGGCGATGCGATCCGCGTCGCCATCCGTGGCCAGGCCGAGGTCGTAACGATCTTCCACCACGTGCGTGGCCAGCAGCCGCAACGCGTCCAGGTTCGGGGCTGGCGAGCGTCCCCCGAACAGCGGATTGTGGCGCTCGTGGATGAACGTCACCCGGCAGCGCGCTTCGGTAAGGATCGTGCCCAGCGTGAGCTGTCCCACGCCGTACATCGGATCAACAATCACCTTGAGCCCGGCCTGCCGGATGGCGTTCAGATCAATCAAGGCCTCGACCGCGTCCACGTATTCGTTCGTGAAGTCCTTTCGTTTGACGAGGCCGCTCTCAAGCGCAATGTCCAGGTCAATCTTGATGACCTCTTCCAACGCCAGCCGGTTAGTCTCGGCCTGAATCTTCTGCGTCTCGTCATCCAACAGCAGCGAGCCATCGCCGTGGAAGACCTTGAGGCCGTTCCATTCGGGCGGATTGTGGCTGGCGGTGAAGGCCAGGCCGTAAGCCGCATTCTGCACCGCCGTCGCGTAGGTAACGAGCGGCGTAGGCGCATCTTCGCTCAGCAGCGTCACCGGGATGTTGTTGCCTGCAAACACCTCCGCAGCGGCGTCGCCGGCGCGATCTGAGAGGAAACGGCGGTCATAGCCGACCAGCACACCCCGCTTTTCCTCTCCCCGGCGCGTGATCTCGTTGGCGAGTGCCTGTGACAAACGCCGCACATTGTGCAGCGTGAAACCCTCGCCGATAACCGCCCGCCAGCCGCCCGTCCCAAACGCCACTTGGTGTTGTTCCTCCTCGCGGCGCGGCCGAAAGAGGCGCTTTTGCAGAATGAACTCTGCCTGCTCCAGGTCCTCGCGCGTGTTGACGCCCTGGATCTCGTCCGGATCGCAAATCTGGTAGCTCTCAACCCGCAGCCCGGAGCGGATGAGTTCATGCACACAATCGGTCAGTTGATACTTTCCGTCCGGCGCGGGCGAGAGATGCTGCAGCACGGAGAAAATCGCTGGCGCGGACACCATGTAGGCGCCGACATTCAGTTCGTGAATCTCGCGCACGGCCGCTGAGGCCTCTGTCTCCTCGATGATATCCACGATGCGGCCGCCGGCATCGCGGATAATGCGTCCGTACGGCAAAGGCCGGGCGGAGATCGCCGTCAGCAGCGTCAGGTGTGCCTGGCGCAGGGCGTGCCGGTTCAGCAACCCGCGGATGGACGCTGGCCGGAACAGCGGGGTGTCGCCATACAGGATCAACAAATTGCCCTGATAACCTCTGAGTACGGGCGCCAGTTGCTGCACCGCGTGGCCGGTGCCCATTGGCTCGGACTGCACAACATAGCGGCAATGATCTCCCTGTTGGGCGCGCACCTCGTCCTGCCGGTAGCCAACCACCACGTAGAGATCGTCGGCGGCAACCAATTGGCGTGCGTTGGCCACGACATAGTCCAAAATGGTGCGGTCGCCCAGCCGCTGCAAAACCATCGGTTGGTCCCCCGGGGCCACCTTCGTCCCCCCGGCAAGGATTACGGCTTTTAATTCAAGCTTCAATGGCGATTCCGATTTGCTCATGTCTGTTTGCGCATCATACGCACCGGTCACCTGATTATGCAAACTCCTTTGACAGAGGGGGACCAGCAACCGCGATGAACCTGGAGGTTCAGGCTGCTCCTTCAGGGAAGAAGCTCCATCAGCGCGTCGGCGAACAGCTTCATACCGCGCGCGTCGGGATGGTTGATGGAGTTGAGCATGAGCGTGCTATAAGGAATCCCCTGCCGCCAAAGCCGCCCGTAGCGGCGGGAGGCGTCCGCCAGGGCGACATTATTCGCCGCGGCGAACTGGCGCAGCCCCGCAACGTAAGGGCGCGGGTCATCGTCCACGTCGCGTTCGCGGCTCAGACCCATCCACTCGGGCCGCACGTAATGGGGCGTCAGAATGACCCACTCGGCGCCGATGCCCAGGAAATCCGCCAGCAGCTTCCCGTAACGCTCGTTGACCTGCGCCGGATTCAGGCCCGCATCATTCACGAACTCTGAGACAATCAGATCGGGCTTGGTGGCGAGCACCTTCTCCCGATAGTTATGCTCGCTGCCCGGCGGTTCGGCCAGGTAGGTGCCGGTATTGCGCCCGCCCCAGGCTTCGGTCAGCAGCTCGATATTCGCCTGTGGATAACGAGTCTTCAGGCGCGCCACAAATTGTTCCTGCCAGCGGTTGCGCTCCCAATCTGGCACGTAGGTGCCCACGGTGACGCTGTCGCCCCAGGCCAATACGCGGAGGCGCTCCCCCGATTGGAGTTTGCGGATGGTGCGAGGCAGGAGCCGCTCGGCGGGGGAGGGGTTAGGCTTGGGCGGCTCGGGATAAGCCGATTCCAGCACCGGAAACAAATGCTCTGGCCCAAGCCGCTCCAGCCGGCCCGGCAGCCAGATGTTCGCCAGGTGCCGCTCGTCCTGCTTGATATTAGGCGGCAGGGGTGCGGCGGAGCGCGGCTCCCCCTGCCGCAGCACGATCCGGCCCCCGCGCGTCTGCACCAAGGCGTCAATGCGAAGCCGGGCAAAACGGTAACTGGCGAACGCCGGTTGGCCTTCCTTGAGGGCGCTTTGCGGGCAGCGACCGATGGTGCCCCAGTCCAAGTCGGCCTCGTAATCCTGGCCCCGGCGAAGAACCAGAGAGTCCCGCTTTGGTCCGGCCCGGAGCACCAAGCTCGCAGGGTCTAGCAAATAGGGCGTAGTGGTTTCCTGCGCGCGGACGCCGCTGAGCTGCGCCCCTTTGGCCCAGCCTCCAGCATTGGGATTGAATACCGGCAGCGAGGCGTGCTTCTCGGCCACGACGTTAACGATCTCCGGAGGGCTGACGCGAACGGTCTTCGTGCGGGCGTGTGGTTCATTGACGGTCACCACCACTTTCCAATCGCCTGCGAGCTTCAAGTCAACCAGGGTGCCGGCGGTGCCAATCGTCAACGCCAGTGCCAGGAATAATCCGGACAGAAGGCTCTGTTTGATCTTCATGTGCGAAGCAGTCTGTTCGTTCTAATCATCCGCGCAGGCATTGACGGTGATAAATGTCGAGGTCTTCAACGTTTCCGGCCCACCCGACATACCAATCCCCCCGCCGCAAACTGTGCCGCCGACTGGTCATTCAGTGGCATCATGTCTGCCAGTCCCTCCCAATAGGTGACGGTTGGCAGGCTTGGTTTACCCTTCTGGCCCGGCACCGCGCCCGCATTGAGAGCGGCGGCAAAACGCGCCAGGATCCACAAGCCTCCCCCGAACAGCCGAAGGCTTTGTCCGATTCCTGCCGGTGCCAACGCTCCGCTTGGCCGGAATTCCACGGGGCATGTTGAGGGTATCGAGGTTAATGAGACGGTCATACGTTCAGGCGATTGTTTGCGAGCCTACCGGGAACCGCCAAAGACCGCCAACCGTTTCTTGAAGACTAACCTATTGCGAATACTCGTCTTACGGCCCAAGTCTTCCGTAGTCACCCGGAAGCTGCCTCCGTAATCAGGCGAATTGTTGCCGGGTCGGGCCGGCACAATAATCCTCCCCATGCAAGGTCGAGCTCGATTCGGCTGGCGGGCGAACAGGGTGTTCGCCCCGAGCCTTCTGAATACAAGCCCGCTGACCCCCAGGTCAGTGCGCACTCGAGGCCAAACGCTCCCTTGCCGAGCCACCTGCTGCTCAGATCACCTTGCCGGGCATCTCCCCCCTCCGTCCAAGTCTTCCACCCCACCCAAATCCCACGGGCTTCTGGAAGGCTTCTGCGCTGAGCCGCATCCGGAAGAGCAGATCGCCCTCAACTCCAACAACCGGCTTCTCCTGTTACGGCTCGCGGATATTGACTGGCTGGAATCCTCCGATAACGGCGTGGCACTGCACATCGGCAAAGAGATCCACTTGCTCGACAACAGCTTTGCGGCGGTGACGACCAAACTGCCGCGCGCCCGTTTCCTGCGCATCAGCACTTCTGCGCTGGTGAACTTCGGGCGGATCAAGTGCCTGCGGCCCATGTGCCAGGGTGAATGGCGAGTGCTCCTGCGCAATGGCACGCGGCTGATCCTCACCCGCGGCTACGGCGAGCACCTCCGCCAGGCCGGCTGGTTCCTATCACCGTCAGTTAGACCGTTGGTCCGTTCCCGCATACCCGCGGGAAGATCACCTGGGAAGTAGTTGGCGGCTGAGCCGAACCAGCACGCCAACCTGCTCATCCCCCTGAACCGCTTTCCACGACTTAATCTGGCACTGTCGCTGCTCTGTCAGCACGGAATGCGGCACGAGCAATCCGGCCGATCCGGATGCTCAGCGCGGGTGCGTTCTTCGGTGGATAGCGCGTCTGTGCTCGCCATGGCTTAAGGCGTGAGCAGGCTGCGCTCCTGTTCCTCCGCTCCCAGCACAGAGCTTGGACGAGCCCTTTGGTCCACTTTCTTTCCCGGGCGTATCTTATCCTCAACCGTTGAAGTTTCGACCCTTACCCGGTAAAGGCGCCTCTGCGAGTGAATAGGTTCCGTCACGGTGACCTCTGAGCCGGTTCCCGCCACAAGGGTCAGAACTCTCCATTTGTGCGGAGAATCAGCTTCTGCATACTCAACCGCATAGTTCTGGTCTGCGAGTGTCGGAAAGGACAAGCAACAGACACCCTTCTCGATCTTGACCTTGAGTTTCACTACCGGCGGCAGAGCGTCAAAGTACAATGATGGCACCCGACTGAAGGCTTCGCACGGATCAACGATCTGAACAGTGAGGAGCGGCAGCGTTAAGAAGGAAAAGCCGATTGCTTGCTTTACCTCGAGCAGTCGGAATGCCACCACACCTAACTTCTCGCCCTTCAGGCTGCCATTTAGCGGGATGTAGTTCATGCTAATGTCGCTGTCCCACACCAAGCCGCAAATGACTTTGCCCACAAGCAAGGAGAAGGCTGGGGTCCACAGCGGTAAAACATTCGGGATTTTATCCAAGTATGCTTCCGGATCTTCGCCCGTGCCCAAGCCCGGACCAACCCCGTGCGGAAACGGCGCGCACGGCTGCCCGCTGAAGTTCAGCAGCCCGTTAGCTGTCGGTCCCACTTGTGACCAGGAGGCTGGGTGCCCCATCAGCGCGAACAGACCTTCGTCGCCAATGCGACCAGAGGGCAGGACGATCACCCGGCCGAAGTTGGCCGGATCGTTGAAGAAGCGCAGCGGAGCACGTTGCGCCAGCTCCGGTCTGTCGTCGTTGACGTCCTGATCCGTAAACGCCCTTCCCCGGCGCTCATAATCTCGCTTGTGGCCTGTGTTCGGCGGAAGCGAATAGCCGGGCGTGGTGTTATCAATGCAGTCTTCATCAATTAACAGGAACACGCACGTTTCGGCTTTGCACATGATCGTCTGCACACAGCTGGCGGTGTTCCCAGCTGCGTCTGTAGCGGTCCAAGTCCGTTTCACTACTTTCGGGCACTCGCCGCTGACAGCATCATTATACTTGACCGTGACACTGCCACTGTCGTCCGTGGCGGTGGCCGTCCCGGTGCTGCTGGGATCCGTGTTGCAGTCGGCGCATTGCAGGACCACATCACCAGGGCAGACAATAGTCGGCG is a genomic window of Candidatus Paceibacterota bacterium containing:
- a CDS encoding LytTR family DNA-binding domain-containing protein, which gives rise to MQGRARFGWRANRVFAPSLLNTSPLTPRSVRTRGQTLPCRATCCSDHLAGHLPPPSKSSTPPKSHGLLEGFCAEPHPEEQIALNSNNRLLLLRLADIDWLESSDNGVALHIGKEIHLLDNSFAAVTTKLPRARFLRISTSALVNFGRIKCLRPMCQGEWRVLLRNGTRLILTRGYGEHLRQAGWFLSPSVRPLVRSRIPAGRSPGK
- a CDS encoding GDSL-type esterase/lipase family protein — translated: MKIKQSLLSGLFLALALTIGTAGTLVDLKLAGDWKVVVTVNEPHARTKTVRVSPPEIVNVVAEKHASLPVFNPNAGGWAKGAQLSGVRAQETTTPYLLDPASLVLRAGPKRDSLVLRRGQDYEADLDWGTIGRCPQSALKEGQPAFASYRFARLRIDALVQTRGGRIVLRQGEPRSAAPLPPNIKQDERHLANIWLPGRLERLGPEHLFPVLESAYPEPPKPNPSPAERLLPRTIRKLQSGERLRVLAWGDSVTVGTYVPDWERNRWQEQFVARLKTRYPQANIELLTEAWGGRNTGTYLAEPPGSEHNYREKVLATKPDLIVSEFVNDAGLNPAQVNERYGKLLADFLGIGAEWVILTPHYVRPEWMGLSRERDVDDDPRPYVAGLRQFAAANNVALADASRRYGRLWRQGIPYSTLMLNSINHPDARGMKLFADALMELLP
- a CDS encoding SDR family oxidoreductase produces the protein MNILEQFSLQDKVVVLTGGGGLYGRQLTAALAEAGAKLVLASRNQARLQEIACAQVQRGYSVACESLDQGDEGSVLALRDKVLREFGRVDGLVNNAVLRPMKSLDAPVSAWDESLRVNATGVFLMTRAFGEAMLERRAGSIVNVGSMMGVVGPSPEFYEGTGMGTPAPDYFFHKAGMINLTRYFASVFGARDIRVNCVSPGGYFTHQPEPFLQRYNRRTMLGRMAGDTDLGGAVVFLLSDASRYVTGVNLPVDGGYTAK
- a CDS encoding Gfo/Idh/MocA family oxidoreductase produces the protein MNKLNRRDFLKTSIFTTASLSLLPALGADNTARNEQRRTVASRITGANSDVRFAVVGFGGRGTSHINDLREVPGTRLVALCDVDRGILDREARKCLDRGEQIETYTDIRKLLESKNIDVVGFATPNHWHALGAIWAMQAGKDVYVEKPVSHNVWEGRRIVEVARQLNRIVQTGTQSRSSSGIREGIAWVREGHIGKILRARGFCYKRRPSIGKADGPQPIPPEIDYDLWCGPAPKEPLMRKKLHYDWHWVWPTGNGDLGNQGIHQMDMARWALGETALSPRVLSVGGRFGYVDDGTTPNTMIVFHDYPTAPLIFEVRGLPSSANSGNMDKYRGVDVGVVVDCEGGAMTIPTGSSAKILDKDGAEIKKFSGNSSHFANFIDAVRSRKFSDLTADILEGHLSSALCHTGNISYRLGNTQQPGQIHDAVKGNPDLAEVLGRMEEHLAANAVDLKKTPATLGAVLKMNPKTERFIGNRKANQQLTRDYRKPFVVPARI
- a CDS encoding NTP transferase domain-containing protein, producing MSKSESPLKLELKAVILAGGTKVAPGDQPMVLQRLGDRTILDYVVANARQLVAADDLYVVVGYRQDEVRAQQGDHCRYVVQSEPMGTGHAVQQLAPVLRGYQGNLLILYGDTPLFRPASIRGLLNRHALRQAHLTLLTAISARPLPYGRIIRDAGGRIVDIIEETEASAAVREIHELNVGAYMVSAPAIFSVLQHLSPAPDGKYQLTDCVHELIRSGLRVESYQICDPDEIQGVNTREDLEQAEFILQKRLFRPRREEEQHQVAFGTGGWRAVIGEGFTLHNVRRLSQALANEITRRGEEKRGVLVGYDRRFLSDRAGDAAAEVFAGNNIPVTLLSEDAPTPLVTYATAVQNAAYGLAFTASHNPPEWNGLKVFHGDGSLLLDDETQKIQAETNRLALEEVIKIDLDIALESGLVKRKDFTNEYVDAVEALIDLNAIRQAGLKVIVDPMYGVGQLTLGTILTEARCRVTFIHERHNPLFGGRSPAPNLDALRLLATHVVEDRYDLGLATDGDADRIAIVDERGEYITINDILLLVYWYMHEIRGEKGGVVRNLATTHLLDRLAESFGEQCIEVPVGFKHIAGAMVAHNAVLGGESSGGLTIRGHILGKDGIFASALIVEMLARTREKISQLRRRVYDLTGRLYSLEDNIPSTSEMRVAVPRRLVQTPPAQIGPCPVVKISHADGTKFYLGNDNWALVRFSGTEPILRLFVEADSPEKASALIQHLREFVTK
- a CDS encoding PmoA family protein — its product is MVKRRITRLATGITLLLLVPTACSASLNSSARKSTGVQITQLDDRLRVEINGQLFTEYYFKDVPRPYCYPLIGPGGLAMTRDWPMKSTPGEAQDHPHHRSLWFAHGAVNGHDFWSEQKAFGKTVHEAFLKVKSGNKAGVIRERNRWVAANGDVVCKDERTLRFHALKSSSERILDFEITLLASNGDLTLGDTKEGTMAVRIAETMRLKGNLAQGHIVNSAGVRDGDTWGKRADWCDYYGPVQGKTVGIAIFDHPKNPRHPTWWHVRDYGLFAANPFGRHDFEKLSNRTAGDLVVPAGKSVTFRYRFYLHEGDYQQADVAAKYKHYAK